The Algoriphagus halophilus genome window below encodes:
- a CDS encoding fasciclin domain-containing protein has translation MKKLVAAVTLTMLVVASSFTPKFNSIHETKVEADIVDLAVSQDFLSTLVAAVKAGDLVDVLKGDGPFTVFAPTNEAFAQLPAGTVESLLKPENKEKLVKILTYHVVPGKVLSSDLKNGQMAKTVEGSSVKVTLKDGKAMINDATVVNADIMADNGVVHVIDKVILPSM, from the coding sequence ATGAAAAAGTTAGTAGCAGCAGTTACACTGACGATGTTAGTAGTAGCTTCCTCATTTACCCCAAAATTTAATTCAATTCATGAGACCAAAGTGGAGGCAGATATTGTAGATCTAGCCGTGTCCCAGGATTTCTTAAGTACTTTAGTCGCAGCTGTAAAAGCCGGAGACTTAGTAGATGTTTTGAAAGGTGACGGTCCTTTTACTGTATTTGCTCCAACAAATGAAGCATTTGCTCAACTTCCAGCTGGCACAGTAGAAAGTTTATTAAAGCCAGAAAACAAAGAGAAGTTAGTAAAGATTCTTACCTATCATGTAGTACCTGGAAAAGTATTATCCTCTGATTTGAAAAATGGTCAGATGGCCAAAACTGTAGAAGGAAGCTCCGTAAAAGTTACTTTGAAAGATGGTAAGGCAATGATTAATGATGCTACTGTTGTTAATGCCGATATCATGGCAGATAACGGAGTAGTTCATGTGATCGACAAAGTGATTTTACCATCGATGTAA
- the rlmH gene encoding 23S rRNA (pseudouridine(1915)-N(3))-methyltransferase RlmH, translating to MQIKLIAIGKTDNHSINSLIEEYSKRLNFYIKFEFEVIPDLKNTKSLSESLQKEKEGELILKKLANSDELILLDERGKSYSSMDFSAYLQKKMNGGLKQLIFVIGGPYGFSDAVYSRANGKISISKMTFSHQMIRPFFIEQLYRGFTILRNEPYHHE from the coding sequence ATGCAAATCAAATTGATCGCTATAGGTAAAACAGATAATCATTCCATCAATTCATTAATTGAGGAGTATTCCAAACGCCTAAATTTTTACATCAAATTTGAATTTGAGGTAATTCCCGACCTAAAGAACACAAAATCCTTGTCAGAATCTCTCCAGAAAGAAAAAGAAGGGGAGTTGATTTTGAAGAAATTAGCGAACTCCGATGAATTAATTTTATTAGACGAACGAGGAAAAAGCTATAGCTCCATGGATTTTTCGGCTTACCTACAAAAGAAAATGAATGGGGGGCTCAAACAGCTTATTTTTGTAATAGGAGGGCCATACGGCTTCTCAGATGCTGTTTATTCAAGAGCGAATGGAAAAATCTCCATTTCAAAAATGACTTTTTCACATCAGATGATTCGTCCATTTTTTATAGAGCAGTTGTATCGCGGGTTTACTATCCTGAGAAACGAGCCTTACCATCACGAGTAA
- a CDS encoding capsule assembly Wzi family protein: MKNIVRKFIIIGLLFFVIDASIAQTVPVGMPVLDQYLRRAQLLGKVDSSSSFMIRPLYPAEAFGFENGFDVDNSIVDLDASKIHRYFGKDQKGKLLVMPATLKAQYNSTYAFGVNDGAFIPNRGFQTILSPGVYAEYGNWSIQLQPEILLAANKDYKGFPIEHQATILFYYEYMNRIDMPERFGNSGYNKVYGGQSSFRYNYREFSLGISTENLWWGPGRRNSLLLGNNAPGFLHFTLNTRKPVQTKIGSFEGQFISGFLKSSGYLPPHSDYNIQENPVYIPKPEDSNRYISGLVITYQPKWVPGLFLGYGSVNHMYRKDVSTLGDVLPIFNGRKGPENILDPIRDKRQQFSSGFFRWLSPEGHFEFYGEYGTNGNSRRMGDFMIEPESGRAFTFGFSHLMSLKKPGHYFQISSEMTQTGQTIREDIRNLETWYIHDHVRDGYTHNGQVLGAGNGPGSNVIFVELAWVNNMNRFGLQMERVVYNNDFYYYRYEASKDWRNKYVDLVPSLVGDWKVGDFLISGKMQYVNTLNYKWYLENQPDQYFVPGYDRKNFVAQVGVSYLFR, encoded by the coding sequence ATGAAGAATATTGTGAGAAAATTTATAATAATCGGACTATTATTTTTTGTAATTGATGCCTCGATTGCACAGACTGTGCCTGTGGGAATGCCTGTCCTGGACCAATACCTTAGAAGAGCTCAATTATTAGGAAAGGTAGATTCAAGTTCATCTTTTATGATTCGTCCTCTCTATCCTGCAGAAGCTTTTGGGTTTGAAAATGGATTTGATGTTGATAATTCCATTGTAGATTTAGATGCTTCTAAAATCCATAGATATTTTGGAAAAGATCAGAAGGGTAAGCTTTTAGTTATGCCTGCAACTTTGAAAGCACAGTATAATTCAACCTATGCTTTTGGGGTAAACGACGGAGCATTTATTCCTAATAGGGGATTCCAGACTATTTTGAGCCCAGGAGTGTATGCAGAGTATGGAAATTGGAGCATCCAGTTACAGCCTGAAATATTATTGGCAGCTAATAAAGACTACAAAGGATTTCCAATAGAGCATCAGGCGACGATTTTATTTTATTATGAATACATGAACCGCATTGATATGCCTGAAAGGTTTGGAAACTCAGGATACAATAAAGTTTATGGAGGCCAATCTAGTTTTAGATATAACTACCGAGAATTCTCGTTGGGAATTTCAACAGAAAACCTTTGGTGGGGTCCGGGAAGAAGAAATTCCTTATTACTTGGAAATAATGCTCCAGGATTTCTTCACTTTACATTAAATACAAGAAAACCAGTTCAAACGAAAATAGGCTCATTTGAAGGGCAGTTTATTTCCGGGTTTTTAAAGTCGAGTGGATATTTGCCACCTCATTCGGATTACAATATTCAGGAAAACCCAGTTTATATTCCAAAACCTGAAGATAGCAACAGATACATTTCAGGGCTGGTAATTACCTATCAACCCAAATGGGTCCCAGGACTTTTTCTGGGCTATGGTTCAGTCAACCATATGTATCGAAAGGATGTGTCTACCTTGGGAGATGTATTACCCATATTTAACGGTAGAAAAGGACCTGAAAATATATTGGACCCTATTAGAGATAAAAGGCAGCAATTTAGTTCTGGGTTTTTTAGATGGCTTAGCCCGGAAGGTCATTTTGAGTTTTATGGAGAATATGGAACCAATGGCAATAGTAGAAGGATGGGTGATTTTATGATTGAACCCGAGTCTGGAAGAGCTTTCACTTTTGGTTTTTCACATTTGATGAGTCTGAAGAAGCCGGGTCATTATTTCCAGATCAGTTCTGAAATGACCCAAACCGGCCAAACAATCCGAGAAGATATCCGAAATTTAGAAACCTGGTATATCCATGACCATGTGAGGGATGGATATACACATAATGGTCAAGTTTTAGGAGCTGGGAATGGCCCAGGTAGTAATGTGATTTTTGTGGAGTTGGCTTGGGTGAATAATATGAATCGATTCGGACTTCAAATGGAGCGAGTTGTTTACAACAATGATTTTTATTACTATCGATACGAGGCCTCCAAAGACTGGAGAAACAAATATGTTGACTTAGTCCCTTCCCTTGTAGGAGACTGGAAAGTCGGTGATTTCCTAATTAGTGGAAAAATGCAGTATGTAAATACATTGAATTACAAATGGTATTTGGAGAATCAACCTGATCAATATTTTGTGCCAGGATATGATCGAAAGAATTTTGTGGCTCAAGTTGGTGTTTCATACCTATTCAGATAA
- a CDS encoding cupin domain-containing protein, producing the protein MNVQDRIAHLAAQLELLPHPEGGFFKETYRSLDLVKSPNGERNLCTVIYFLLTSSNVSKFHRIQSDEHWFWHEGSPLTIHILDGGFHHQLSLGPVKTTSGSSPQHLVPAEKIFGSTVDEPDSYALVSCVVAPGFDFQDFELFSKEELIRDFPGNDEIIKRLT; encoded by the coding sequence ATGAACGTTCAGGATAGAATCGCACATTTGGCTGCTCAATTAGAGTTACTTCCTCATCCAGAAGGCGGTTTCTTTAAAGAAACGTATCGATCTCTGGATTTGGTAAAAAGCCCAAATGGGGAGCGCAATCTCTGTACCGTGATCTATTTCCTTTTGACCTCCTCCAATGTTTCAAAATTCCATCGAATACAAAGCGATGAACACTGGTTTTGGCATGAGGGTAGCCCATTGACCATTCATATTTTGGATGGAGGATTTCACCATCAGTTGTCCTTAGGTCCAGTAAAGACTACTTCTGGCTCCAGTCCTCAACATCTAGTTCCAGCCGAAAAAATCTTCGGGAGCACAGTGGATGAACCGGACAGCTACGCATTAGTCTCTTGTGTTGTTGCTCCTGGTTTTGATTTTCAAGATTTTGAACTTTTCAGCAAAGAGGAGTTGATCAGAGACTTTCCTGGAAATGACGAAATTATCAAGCGATTAACATAA
- the wecB gene encoding non-hydrolyzing UDP-N-acetylglucosamine 2-epimerase: MGKFTIVAGARPNFMKIAPIIHAIQKQQKEGAKLTFRLIHTGQHYDKKMSGDFFEQLNIPEPDANLGGGGGTQAEQTAAIMVAFEKELLENRPDLVLVVGDVTSTLACSITAKKLQIDVAHVEGGIRSGDLTMPEEINRMVTDSITDHFFTTSEIANTNLRNSGFQDEKIHFVGNTMIDTLLAQMPHFKKPEGAVFENLELGNYFVMTMHRPANVDQEHKLKAMIDAILEGTEGLPIIFPVHPRTAKNLKEIGINAPNLLMTEPLSYLEFNYLVKNAKGVITDSGGITEEASVMNVPCITLRDNTEREETIQLGTNELVGTDPKKLKPYLKKVMDGNWKSYQGIPLWDGKTAERIVKILIDKYPD; this comes from the coding sequence ATGGGTAAATTTACCATCGTCGCTGGTGCTCGACCAAACTTCATGAAAATAGCACCAATCATCCATGCCATTCAAAAACAGCAGAAGGAAGGAGCTAAGCTTACATTTAGATTGATCCATACCGGGCAGCATTATGATAAAAAAATGTCTGGTGATTTTTTTGAGCAGCTCAATATTCCTGAACCCGATGCAAACCTTGGAGGAGGTGGTGGTACCCAAGCTGAACAAACCGCGGCTATCATGGTGGCATTTGAAAAGGAATTACTCGAAAACCGGCCGGATCTGGTATTGGTTGTTGGGGATGTAACCAGCACATTGGCCTGTTCTATCACAGCGAAGAAACTACAAATCGACGTAGCCCATGTTGAAGGTGGTATTCGCTCTGGTGATTTGACTATGCCTGAAGAAATCAATAGGATGGTAACTGATAGCATTACCGACCACTTTTTTACCACTTCTGAAATTGCCAATACCAATTTAAGAAATAGCGGTTTTCAAGATGAAAAAATCCATTTTGTGGGAAATACCATGATCGATACGCTCCTGGCACAAATGCCTCACTTTAAAAAGCCAGAGGGAGCAGTATTTGAAAATCTAGAGCTAGGAAATTACTTCGTGATGACCATGCATCGCCCTGCCAATGTTGATCAGGAGCACAAATTAAAAGCGATGATTGACGCAATTCTGGAAGGAACCGAGGGATTGCCGATCATATTCCCTGTGCATCCTAGAACTGCTAAAAACCTCAAAGAAATAGGCATCAATGCTCCTAATTTATTAATGACTGAGCCGCTAAGCTATTTAGAGTTTAATTACTTGGTAAAGAATGCCAAAGGAGTCATTACAGATTCAGGTGGAATCACAGAAGAAGCCTCTGTAATGAATGTTCCATGTATCACACTTAGGGATAATACAGAACGGGAAGAAACCATCCAGTTAGGTACCAATGAATTGGTAGGAACAGACCCTAAAAAACTGAAACCTTATTTAAAAAAGGTGATGGATGGAAATTGGAAATCCTACCAAGGAATCCCACTGTGGGATGGGAAAACCGCGGAAAGAATTGTAAAAATATTAATTGATAAGTACCCTGATTAA
- a CDS encoding TonB-dependent receptor, with the protein MARTIVVLIILVLSQIIAGFAFAQTGTIRGTIFEEGTGEPLFGVSVLVKETSTGAVTDFDGKFEIQVQPGTYSLAISYISYATVELTGVEVKAGEVNVLNDISMAEEASELETVTIAATAIRTTESALMSVKRNAANLMDGISASTFRQIGDGDAASAVKRVTGVSIEGGKYIYVRGLGDRYTKTVLNGVDIPGLDPDRNSIQMDIFPTNVIDNIIVSKSFTAELPADFTGGVVDIETKDFPEEKNMKLSLSGGINPSMHFNSNYLKYDGGSTDWLGFDDGTREIPTGGRTDIPQYGDVVGNPNGPKGLEYQEILGNFNKTLGGYRSNSLMDMGVSFSLGNQIARSRATWGYNFALTYKNETEFYQDAEFNLFAKPRESTQTELESLERQKGDYGVNNVLLGGLAGIALKTDNSKFKLNLMHLQNGESKAGEFEFENTNLGANFTAKQYNLEYSQRALTSVLLGGTHYLNGRDWEVNWKLAPTRSTIKDPDIRFTRFRVPENTISTEVGLPARIWRDLEEYSVVGKLDVARNLSLFQRDAKVKFGTNYVFKYRDFNIQSFQFATGSTEFTGDPNEILLPENLFAADNRNGVRYNADFIPINPNKYESIATNIGGYASVEANPANNLKAILGLRVEQFNQYYTGTNQTGTINYDLVTMLDDLDFFPTVNLIYNLKEKQNLRFSASRTIARPSFKELSYAEILDPITGRTFIGGLYPETTNGGSEVLWDGNLVSTRINNFDLRWEAFQDRGQMFSVSAFYKSFDKPIEMVQFLSDPGTFQPRNVGNGSVAGLEFEFRKSLKFIAPKLENFNWNTNVTVTRSQIKMSESEYRSRVLTAREGQEIKDTRDMAGQAPYIINTGLSYQSYVNGLEAGIFYNVQGSTLNYVGFGNRTDTYTVPFHSLNLNVNKTFGADERFQAGFGVQNLLNDKKEMVFKSYEAQDQIFTRLSPGTKITMRVAFSF; encoded by the coding sequence ATGGCACGTACTATTGTTGTCCTGATTATTCTGGTATTATCCCAGATTATTGCGGGATTCGCATTTGCACAAACAGGAACTATTCGTGGAACCATCTTCGAAGAAGGTACTGGAGAGCCTCTATTTGGAGTTTCTGTGCTTGTTAAAGAAACATCTACTGGAGCAGTTACTGACTTCGATGGTAAATTCGAAATTCAAGTACAACCTGGAACTTACTCTTTAGCTATTTCTTATATCTCATATGCCACTGTTGAATTGACTGGTGTTGAGGTAAAAGCAGGAGAAGTAAATGTATTAAACGACATCTCCATGGCTGAAGAAGCCTCTGAATTGGAGACTGTAACGATTGCTGCCACTGCAATCAGAACCACAGAATCAGCTTTGATGTCTGTTAAAAGAAATGCAGCCAACTTAATGGATGGTATTTCTGCAAGTACTTTCCGTCAAATCGGAGATGGTGATGCTGCTTCTGCTGTGAAGCGTGTTACAGGTGTCTCTATTGAAGGAGGTAAATATATCTACGTTCGTGGATTAGGTGATAGATATACCAAAACTGTATTGAATGGAGTAGATATTCCTGGTCTTGATCCGGATAGAAACTCTATTCAAATGGATATCTTTCCAACGAATGTGATCGACAATATTATTGTATCCAAATCATTCACTGCTGAGTTACCAGCTGATTTTACTGGTGGGGTAGTAGATATTGAAACAAAAGATTTTCCTGAGGAAAAAAATATGAAGTTGAGCTTGAGTGGAGGAATTAACCCTTCTATGCACTTCAACTCTAACTATTTAAAATACGATGGTGGAAGCACCGATTGGTTAGGTTTCGATGATGGAACCAGAGAGATTCCAACAGGAGGAAGAACTGATATTCCACAATACGGGGATGTAGTTGGTAATCCAAACGGACCAAAAGGATTAGAGTATCAGGAGATTCTTGGTAATTTCAACAAGACCTTAGGTGGATATAGAAGCAATAGCTTGATGGATATGGGAGTAAGCTTCTCTCTTGGAAATCAAATCGCCAGATCAAGAGCTACTTGGGGATATAATTTCGCCTTGACTTATAAGAATGAGACTGAGTTTTATCAAGATGCAGAATTCAATCTTTTTGCCAAGCCAAGAGAGTCTACTCAAACTGAGTTAGAATCATTAGAAAGACAAAAGGGTGACTATGGTGTCAACAACGTATTGTTGGGTGGTCTAGCAGGAATTGCTCTAAAGACTGATAATTCAAAGTTTAAATTGAACTTGATGCACCTTCAGAATGGTGAATCTAAAGCTGGTGAATTCGAATTCGAAAACACCAACCTTGGTGCAAACTTTACTGCAAAGCAATATAACTTGGAATACAGCCAAAGAGCATTAACAAGCGTTCTTTTAGGCGGTACACATTACTTGAATGGAAGAGATTGGGAAGTAAACTGGAAGTTAGCTCCAACTCGTTCTACAATCAAAGATCCAGATATTAGGTTCACAAGATTTAGAGTTCCGGAAAACACCATCTCTACGGAAGTAGGTTTGCCAGCTAGAATCTGGAGAGATCTAGAAGAATATAGTGTGGTAGGTAAATTGGATGTAGCAAGAAATCTTTCTCTATTCCAAAGAGATGCGAAAGTGAAATTCGGTACTAACTATGTATTCAAATACAGAGACTTCAACATTCAAAGTTTCCAGTTTGCTACAGGAAGCACAGAGTTTACTGGAGATCCAAACGAGATTTTACTTCCAGAAAACCTATTTGCTGCAGATAACAGAAACGGTGTACGATACAACGCGGACTTTATTCCGATCAACCCAAACAAATACGAATCCATTGCTACCAACATTGGGGGATATGCTTCTGTGGAGGCAAATCCAGCAAACAACTTGAAAGCTATTCTTGGTTTGAGAGTAGAGCAGTTTAATCAGTATTATACTGGTACTAACCAAACAGGAACTATCAATTATGACTTAGTGACCATGTTGGATGATTTAGATTTCTTCCCAACTGTCAACTTGATCTACAACTTGAAAGAAAAGCAAAACTTAAGATTCTCTGCTTCTAGAACCATTGCTAGACCATCTTTCAAAGAGTTGTCTTATGCTGAAATCTTGGATCCTATCACAGGAAGAACATTTATTGGAGGCCTATACCCTGAAACTACCAATGGAGGTTCTGAAGTATTATGGGATGGAAACTTGGTTTCTACTCGAATCAATAACTTCGATTTGAGATGGGAAGCATTCCAGGATAGAGGTCAAATGTTCTCTGTAAGTGCATTCTATAAGTCTTTTGACAAGCCAATAGAAATGGTCCAGTTCCTTTCTGACCCAGGTACTTTCCAACCAAGAAACGTAGGAAACGGATCAGTAGCAGGTTTGGAATTTGAATTCAGAAAGTCCTTGAAGTTTATCGCTCCTAAATTGGAGAACTTCAATTGGAATACGAACGTGACTGTAACTAGATCTCAGATCAAAATGTCTGAGTCTGAATACAGATCAAGAGTATTGACTGCAAGAGAAGGACAGGAAATTAAAGATACTCGTGATATGGCTGGTCAGGCTCCTTACATCATCAATACAGGGCTTAGCTACCAATCCTATGTGAATGGACTTGAAGCAGGTATATTCTATAATGTTCAAGGATCTACATTGAACTATGTAGGTTTCGGTAACAGAACTGATACTTATACTGTACCATTCCACAGCTTAAACTTAAATGTGAATAAGACGTTTGGAGCAGATGAAAGATTCCAGGCTGGATTCGGTGTACAGAACTTATTGAATGACAAAAAAGAAATGGTGTTCAAGTCTTATGAGGCTCAAGACCAAATCTTTACAAGATTGTCTCCTGGAACTAAAATCACAATGAGAGTTGCCTTCTCATTCTAA
- a CDS encoding S41 family peptidase has translation MRNIFLSLLLLVGFTTVTAQQLKSPYFTFSPTLTPDGETIIFSYEGDLWKVSINGGQAYRMTAMEGEETRPSVSPDGKWLAFSAEQFGNMDVFIMPLEGGEIQQLTYHEATDEVEAWSWDSQTIYFTSNRYNRYTAFEINIAGSTPKRLFPNYFNTVHNTVVSPVTGEIFFNESWESKNFAHRKRYKGEYNPDIKSYNPKTKAYQQYTDYEGKDFGASIDQDGNVYFISDEANGEYNLYTFKESQKTQLTDFPTSIMWPKVSANGEKIVFQKDYQLFLYDVASGETTQPEFTLFQNQTLGKEISREVGGNVSYFDVSPDGEKMAFVSRGVLFISDIKGKFVKRIPTHPKEAVEEVKWMSDNKTLIYSRTVKGYHNWFTISAENPTSEKQLTNDQDKNRNLSLSGDRSFGVYVSGRNEVREIDMNTLESKVLVEDELWGLYTPNPYYSPDDQYIVYSPIRNFEREVMIYHRPSKKTINLTKTLVTETNPVWSPDGKYIYFTTDRTQPSYPYGTTEAHLYRMKLEKFADLFKSDEVEKLFAEKEEGDKEEKKVEVKISEGDFMDRLERIGPSFGQQSSPYVIQKNGKTTVFYISNHDEGNPKMWKTTLEDFENPKTEKVSDQRMGGFQMVKNKDKLYLLAGGKVNTLDGNSNKIEEIKINESFSKNLRDEFEQMYFEAWAGMEQNFYDGDFHGENWQELRDRYAQFLPYVRSRANLSLIFNEMLGELNTSHFGFNSSGKEEDIYLGTRSMETGIVFNNESPYTVDKVIADSPLDLDPIPVLPGDELVSVNGVNVDKSLNRDSYFVAPTMSPELELIFQRGGEEVKVKVRPVSYNAMKTWLYDEWMDANEAYVDEKTGDRISYVHMKNMGGGELQHFLEYMVSNKGNRDGLILDLRYNTGGNVHDPVLQFLSQRSYLKWKYRDGALTNQPNFSPSDKPIVLLINEQSLSDAEMTAQGFKELGLGTIVGTETYRWIIFTSGQGLVDGSFYRLPSWGCYTLDGRNLEKEGVDPDIRMDENFVDRLEGNQKQLDKAIELILEKLK, from the coding sequence ATGAGAAACATATTCTTGTCTCTACTGCTATTAGTAGGATTTACTACAGTTACTGCCCAACAATTAAAATCACCATATTTTACATTTTCCCCTACATTGACTCCTGACGGAGAAACAATCATTTTCAGCTATGAGGGAGATCTATGGAAGGTTTCCATCAATGGTGGACAAGCCTATCGGATGACCGCCATGGAAGGAGAAGAGACTAGACCATCTGTTTCTCCAGATGGAAAATGGCTTGCCTTCTCTGCGGAACAATTTGGGAATATGGATGTGTTCATCATGCCTTTGGAAGGTGGGGAAATCCAGCAATTGACCTATCATGAAGCGACTGATGAAGTAGAAGCCTGGAGTTGGGATAGTCAAACGATTTATTTCACTTCCAATAGATACAATCGATATACTGCTTTTGAAATCAATATAGCAGGGTCCACTCCAAAACGATTATTTCCGAATTATTTCAATACGGTCCATAATACGGTCGTAAGCCCTGTCACCGGGGAGATTTTTTTCAATGAAAGTTGGGAAAGCAAAAACTTTGCACATAGAAAGCGATACAAGGGTGAGTATAATCCTGATATTAAATCCTATAACCCTAAGACCAAGGCTTATCAACAATACACAGATTATGAAGGAAAGGATTTTGGAGCAAGTATAGATCAGGATGGGAACGTGTATTTCATATCTGATGAGGCCAATGGAGAATACAATTTGTATACATTTAAAGAGTCCCAAAAAACTCAATTAACCGATTTTCCAACTTCTATCATGTGGCCAAAAGTCAGTGCCAATGGTGAAAAAATAGTATTCCAAAAGGATTACCAACTATTTCTTTATGATGTGGCATCCGGGGAAACTACTCAGCCAGAATTCACACTATTTCAGAATCAGACTTTAGGGAAAGAAATTTCTAGGGAAGTAGGGGGCAATGTGAGTTATTTTGATGTTTCTCCAGATGGAGAAAAAATGGCATTTGTATCCAGAGGAGTATTATTTATTTCTGACATCAAAGGGAAATTTGTCAAGAGAATTCCCACTCACCCTAAAGAGGCTGTAGAAGAGGTAAAGTGGATGTCAGATAATAAGACGCTTATTTATTCTCGTACCGTAAAGGGATATCATAATTGGTTTACGATTTCTGCAGAAAACCCAACTTCAGAAAAGCAACTGACCAATGATCAGGATAAGAACAGAAATCTTTCTTTAAGCGGAGACAGAAGTTTTGGGGTATATGTGAGCGGTAGAAATGAAGTGAGAGAAATTGACATGAATACGTTGGAAAGTAAAGTCTTGGTGGAAGATGAACTTTGGGGGCTTTATACCCCTAATCCATATTACTCTCCAGATGACCAATATATCGTGTATTCACCCATCAGGAATTTTGAGAGGGAGGTCATGATCTATCATCGTCCTTCTAAAAAAACCATCAATCTCACGAAAACCTTGGTGACTGAAACAAATCCAGTTTGGTCTCCTGATGGGAAATATATCTACTTTACAACAGATAGAACACAGCCCAGCTATCCCTATGGTACCACCGAGGCGCACCTTTATCGAATGAAGTTGGAGAAGTTTGCGGATCTATTTAAATCAGATGAAGTAGAAAAGTTATTTGCTGAAAAGGAGGAAGGAGATAAGGAAGAGAAAAAGGTGGAAGTCAAAATATCAGAGGGAGATTTTATGGATAGACTGGAAAGAATAGGTCCGAGTTTTGGACAGCAATCTTCTCCTTATGTTATCCAAAAGAATGGTAAGACCACCGTTTTCTATATTTCCAATCATGACGAAGGAAATCCAAAAATGTGGAAAACTACCCTGGAAGATTTCGAAAATCCCAAAACCGAGAAGGTAAGTGATCAGCGAATGGGTGGTTTCCAGATGGTAAAAAATAAAGACAAACTATACCTTTTGGCTGGTGGAAAAGTAAACACCTTAGATGGGAATAGTAATAAAATAGAAGAAATTAAAATCAATGAATCCTTTTCTAAAAACCTCCGAGATGAATTTGAACAGATGTATTTTGAAGCCTGGGCAGGTATGGAGCAAAACTTCTATGATGGGGATTTCCATGGTGAAAACTGGCAAGAATTAAGAGACCGATATGCTCAATTTCTGCCTTATGTGCGTAGTAGAGCCAATTTGTCCTTGATTTTCAATGAAATGTTGGGTGAATTAAACACCTCTCATTTTGGCTTTAACTCTAGTGGAAAAGAGGAAGATATTTATTTAGGTACTCGATCCATGGAAACTGGAATCGTCTTTAATAACGAGTCTCCTTACACTGTGGATAAAGTAATCGCTGATAGTCCACTTGATCTTGATCCTATTCCTGTTTTACCAGGTGACGAGCTGGTTTCTGTGAATGGTGTAAATGTGGATAAGTCACTAAATCGGGATTCCTATTTTGTAGCACCAACGATGAGTCCAGAGTTGGAATTGATCTTTCAAAGAGGAGGAGAAGAAGTGAAAGTAAAGGTTCGACCGGTTTCCTATAACGCCATGAAAACATGGTTGTACGATGAATGGATGGATGCTAATGAAGCCTATGTAGATGAGAAAACCGGGGATAGAATTTCATATGTACACATGAAAAACATGGGTGGAGGAGAGCTCCAGCATTTCCTCGAATACATGGTTTCCAATAAAGGAAATAGAGATGGGTTGATCTTGGACCTTCGGTACAATACCGGTGGAAATGTCCATGATCCTGTACTTCAATTCCTAAGTCAAAGAAGTTATTTGAAGTGGAAATATAGAGACGGGGCTTTAACCAATCAGCCTAATTTCTCTCCTTCGGATAAGCCAATCGTGTTATTAATAAATGAACAATCACTTTCCGATGCGGAGATGACCGCTCAAGGTTTCAAGGAGCTTGGGCTGGGAACAATTGTTGGAACGGAAACCTATCGTTGGATAATTTTCACTTCTGGACAAGGTTTGGTGGATGGCTCTTTTTACAGACTCCCTTCATGGGGTTGTTACACCCTCGATGGTCGAAATTTAGAGAAGGAGGGAGTCGACCCAGATATTAGGATGGATGAAAATTTTGTTGATCGATTAGAGGGAAATCAAAAACAGCTAGATAAAGCGATCGAATTGATTTTGGAAAAACTGAAATAA
- a CDS encoding FKBP-type peptidyl-prolyl cis-trans isomerase: MVVEKNKVVGIAYQLKVDDGESGMVDFEHVPENQPFLFLFGAGAVFPKFEEALAGKSVGDEFSVFIDFENAYGDYYEERKTIIPKANFKKDGKKQNEMLKVGAVIPMQDDKGNQIKGEITKIDYMGVHMDFNPPLAAHDLQFDGKIISIRDAQPEEIDHGHVHGPDGHHHH; this comes from the coding sequence ATGGTTGTTGAAAAAAATAAAGTCGTTGGGATTGCCTATCAACTCAAGGTAGATGATGGTGAATCCGGAATGGTAGATTTTGAGCATGTGCCAGAAAATCAACCTTTCCTTTTCCTATTTGGTGCAGGTGCTGTTTTTCCAAAATTTGAAGAAGCCTTAGCCGGGAAGTCGGTGGGAGATGAGTTTTCTGTTTTCATCGATTTTGAAAATGCCTATGGAGATTACTACGAAGAACGAAAAACGATCATCCCTAAGGCAAATTTCAAAAAGGATGGAAAGAAGCAAAATGAAATGCTAAAAGTAGGAGCGGTGATTCCTATGCAGGATGATAAGGGGAATCAGATCAAGGGTGAAATTACCAAGATCGATTACATGGGAGTTCATATGGATTTTAACCCTCCTTTGGCAGCACATGATTTACAATTTGATGGGAAGATCATTTCTATTCGGGATGCTCAACCGGAAGAAATCGATCACGGCCATGTTCATGGACCTGATGGACATCACCATCACTAA